In the Ensifer adhaerens genome, one interval contains:
- the pobA gene encoding 4-hydroxybenzoate 3-monooxygenase codes for MRTKVVIIGSGPSGLLLGQLLTEAGIDNVILDRVSKDYILGRVRAGVLEEGTVGLMDRARAGARMHKEGLPHDGFSLAFDGRDHRIDLLHLTGGKRVMVYGQTELTRDLMERREQSGATTIYEVAHVEPHDFDGHLPYVTFEKDGATQRIDCDFIAGCDGFHGVSRKSVPEKALHTFEKVYPFGWLGILADVPPVDHELIYANHPRGFALCSMRSQTRSRYYIQCAVSEKIEDWSDDRFWDELRRRLPQHHAEAMVTGPSFEKSIAPLRSFVAEPMRFGRLFLVGDAAHIVPPTGAKGLNLAASDVHYLFEGLLEHYQDRSNAGVDAYSARALARVWKAVRFSWWMTTMLHRFPDTGDFDQRIQEAELDYLTHSVAAETVLAENYVGLPY; via the coding sequence ATGCGCACCAAGGTCGTCATCATCGGGTCGGGTCCATCGGGGCTGCTGCTTGGGCAATTGCTGACGGAGGCCGGCATCGACAATGTCATCCTCGATCGCGTGAGCAAGGACTATATCCTCGGCCGCGTGCGCGCCGGCGTGCTGGAGGAAGGGACGGTCGGTTTGATGGATCGCGCCAGGGCCGGCGCGCGGATGCACAAGGAGGGGCTGCCGCATGACGGCTTCTCGCTCGCCTTCGACGGCCGTGACCACCGCATCGATCTGTTGCATCTCACCGGCGGCAAACGCGTGATGGTCTATGGCCAGACGGAACTGACGCGCGACCTGATGGAGCGCCGCGAACAATCCGGCGCGACGACGATCTATGAGGTCGCCCATGTCGAGCCGCATGATTTTGACGGCCATCTGCCCTACGTCACCTTTGAGAAGGATGGCGCAACCCAGCGCATCGACTGCGACTTCATCGCTGGCTGCGACGGCTTTCACGGTGTCAGCCGCAAGTCAGTGCCCGAAAAGGCGTTGCACACCTTCGAAAAGGTCTACCCCTTCGGCTGGCTCGGTATCCTCGCCGACGTGCCGCCGGTCGATCACGAACTTATTTATGCCAACCATCCGCGTGGCTTTGCGCTTTGCTCGATGCGCTCCCAGACGCGCAGCCGCTACTACATTCAATGCGCGGTGAGCGAAAAGATCGAAGACTGGTCCGACGACCGCTTCTGGGATGAGTTGCGCCGGCGGCTGCCGCAGCATCATGCCGAGGCGATGGTGACCGGACCGTCTTTCGAGAAGTCGATCGCGCCGCTCCGATCATTTGTCGCCGAGCCGATGCGTTTCGGCCGGCTCTTTCTGGTCGGCGATGCCGCCCATATCGTTCCGCCGACGGGCGCGAAGGGGCTGAATCTCGCGGCCAGCGACGTGCATTATCTCTTCGAAGGGCTGCTCGAGCACTATCAGGACCGCTCGAATGCCGGCGTCGACGCTTACTCCGCACGGGCCCTTGCGCGCGTCTGGAAGGCGGTGCGTTTCTCCTGGTGGATGACGACGATGCTGCACCGCTTTCCGGACACCGGGGATTTCGACCAGCGCATCCAGGAAGCCGAGCTCGACTACCTCACCCATTCGGTTGCCGCCGAGACGGTGCTTGCCGAGAATTATGTTGGGCTGCCGTACTGA
- a CDS encoding amidase, with translation MRPMNSEASPDQLESLASLDATDQARLVSTGAVSPLELVDAAIKRIERLNPHLNVLASSDFDLARKQAREMRPTAGMPFAGVPTLLKDLLGYPGHHAGFGSRLFKGQPAQGGSEYTAALDAAGLIVLGKSTTSEFGLLGTTETLAHGATKNPWNPSLSTGGSSGGAVAAVASGMVPIAHASDGGGSIRGPSSFCGLFGFKPSRDRTVNAGLPPTMPTARLIGDHCVSRSVRDSATWLAATERKDVPQALPSIDDLKRGSRKRLRIGVYRRDAFGHGVSASGEDALNTAISVCEALGHDVIACDGPDVDAREISQAFFALTGTALAGLFDQIAAMMGGAFDEALFEPYTVELVRRARRLPEAAIADAMRATAIAEAQANRTIAAYDVLLSPTVPFSAFPLGTEGPTEDPDQLIAFTERLAGFTNVASFAGWPAMSVPLCWTQDGLPLGCHFAAATGEDALLFSLAFQLEEAMPWQPRLVALSERLSCLSA, from the coding sequence ATGCGCCCGATGAACAGCGAAGCCTCGCCGGACCAATTGGAAAGCCTGGCATCACTGGACGCAACCGATCAGGCCCGACTTGTATCAACCGGCGCGGTCTCTCCGCTTGAACTCGTCGATGCCGCGATAAAGCGCATCGAACGGCTGAACCCGCACCTCAACGTCCTTGCCTCCAGCGACTTCGATCTTGCCCGCAAACAAGCCCGGGAGATGCGGCCGACGGCGGGCATGCCTTTTGCCGGCGTGCCGACACTGCTGAAAGACCTGCTCGGCTATCCCGGCCACCATGCCGGTTTCGGCTCCCGGTTGTTCAAGGGGCAACCCGCTCAAGGCGGATCGGAATATACCGCGGCGCTCGACGCGGCCGGCCTGATTGTCCTCGGCAAATCGACGACATCGGAGTTCGGCCTGCTCGGCACCACAGAGACACTCGCCCATGGCGCGACGAAGAACCCCTGGAACCCGTCCCTTTCGACGGGCGGATCGTCGGGGGGCGCCGTCGCGGCCGTCGCCTCCGGCATGGTGCCGATCGCCCACGCGTCCGACGGTGGCGGATCGATCCGTGGGCCTTCCTCCTTCTGCGGGCTCTTCGGCTTCAAGCCGAGCCGCGACCGCACGGTGAATGCCGGCCTGCCGCCGACCATGCCCACGGCGCGGCTGATCGGCGACCATTGCGTCAGTCGATCGGTACGCGACAGCGCCACCTGGCTTGCCGCAACGGAACGCAAGGACGTGCCCCAAGCCCTGCCCTCGATCGACGACCTGAAGCGCGGATCACGGAAGCGGCTGCGCATCGGCGTCTATCGGCGCGATGCCTTCGGGCACGGCGTTTCCGCATCAGGCGAAGACGCGCTGAACACCGCCATTTCGGTCTGCGAGGCGCTCGGCCACGACGTCATCGCGTGCGATGGCCCCGATGTCGACGCGCGGGAAATCAGCCAGGCATTCTTCGCGCTGACCGGCACCGCCCTCGCCGGCCTGTTCGACCAGATCGCGGCCATGATGGGCGGTGCCTTCGACGAGGCCCTGTTCGAGCCATATACTGTCGAGCTCGTCCGACGCGCGCGGCGACTGCCGGAGGCAGCCATCGCGGACGCCATGAGGGCGACGGCGATCGCCGAAGCACAGGCAAACCGGACGATCGCCGCCTATGACGTGCTGCTCTCGCCCACCGTTCCCTTCTCCGCCTTCCCGCTTGGGACGGAGGGCCCGACTGAGGATCCGGACCAACTCATCGCCTTCACCGAACGGCTCGCCGGCTTCACCAATGTGGCTTCCTTCGCCGGATGGCCGGCCATGTCGGTGCCGCTTTGCTGGACGCAGGACGGACTGCCGCTCGGGTGCCACTTCGCCGCTGCAACGGGCGAGGATGCGCTGCTCTTCTCGCTTGCCTTCCAGCTGGAAGAAGCTATGCCCTGGCAGCCAAGACTGGTCGCGCTTTCGGAAAGGCTCTCATGCCTCAGCGCCTGA
- the pcaQ gene encoding pca operon transcription factor PcaQ — MIDARVKFRHLQTFVEVSRQKSVMKAAELLHVSQPAVTKTIRELEEVLGVAVFERDGRGIKITRYGEVFLRHAGAALTALRQGLDSVSQERDGDGVPVRVGALPTVSTRIMPLAMTLFLKEDTGARIKIVTGENAVLLEQLRVGDLDLVVGRLAAPEKMTGFSFEHLYSEQVVFAVRAGHPLLSGAHSTFARLADFPVLMPTRASIIRPFVERFLITNGIASLPNQIETVSDAFGRAFVRASDAIWIISAGVVASDVDDGTIAILPIDTSETKGPVGLTMRADAAPTLALSILMQTIREAATDVASKL, encoded by the coding sequence ATGATCGACGCCCGGGTCAAGTTTCGCCATCTGCAGACTTTTGTCGAGGTCTCCCGGCAGAAGAGCGTCATGAAGGCGGCCGAACTGCTGCATGTCAGCCAACCGGCCGTAACCAAGACGATCCGCGAGCTCGAAGAGGTACTTGGCGTCGCGGTCTTCGAGCGCGACGGGCGCGGTATCAAGATAACACGTTATGGCGAGGTGTTCCTGCGCCACGCCGGTGCAGCGCTGACGGCCCTGCGGCAGGGGCTCGATTCCGTCTCGCAGGAACGCGACGGCGACGGCGTTCCGGTCAGGGTCGGCGCGCTGCCGACGGTCTCGACACGGATCATGCCGCTCGCCATGACGCTCTTCCTCAAGGAGGATACCGGCGCCCGCATCAAGATCGTCACCGGCGAAAACGCCGTGCTCCTCGAGCAATTGCGCGTCGGCGATCTTGATCTGGTCGTCGGGCGGCTTGCGGCACCGGAGAAAATGACGGGCTTTTCCTTCGAGCACCTCTATTCCGAGCAAGTGGTTTTTGCCGTGCGCGCCGGGCATCCGCTGCTTTCAGGCGCGCATTCCACCTTTGCACGGCTTGCGGATTTCCCGGTGCTGATGCCGACGCGCGCCTCGATCATTCGCCCTTTCGTCGAGCGCTTCCTGATCACCAACGGCATCGCCAGCCTGCCGAACCAGATCGAGACCGTGTCCGACGCCTTTGGCCGCGCCTTCGTCCGGGCGAGCGATGCGATCTGGATCATTTCGGCCGGCGTGGTCGCCAGCGACGTCGACGATGGAACGATCGCCATCCTGCCAATCGACACCAGCGAGACCAAGGGCCCGGTTGGGCTTACCATGCGCGCCGATGCGGCACCGACACTGGCCCTGTCCATCCTGATGCAGACCATTCGCGAGGCGGCCACCGACGTCGCCTCCAAACTCTGA
- a CDS encoding GNAT family N-acetyltransferase: MPTSPLLVEGFSQSHIPEMLDWFSNLEALVQWGGPGLSFPLEAGQLDAMIAETFGAEPGRSMFAGLVDDKLAGHAQVALDWQNGLGRLSRVAINPRMRGRGLAQPFLREVTSRFFANPAFERLELNVYTFNEAAIRTYRSLGFREEGVRRSSAKVGNARWDTAIYGLLRNEWN, encoded by the coding sequence ATGCCGACCTCTCCGCTTCTCGTTGAAGGCTTTTCCCAAAGCCACATTCCCGAAATGCTCGACTGGTTCTCGAACCTCGAAGCGCTGGTGCAATGGGGCGGCCCCGGCCTGTCCTTCCCGCTCGAGGCGGGGCAGCTCGATGCCATGATCGCGGAAACCTTTGGCGCCGAACCCGGGCGGTCCATGTTCGCCGGTCTGGTCGACGACAAGCTTGCCGGCCATGCGCAGGTAGCACTCGATTGGCAGAACGGTCTCGGCCGTCTCAGCCGGGTCGCCATCAATCCGCGCATGCGCGGCCGGGGCCTCGCCCAGCCATTCCTGCGCGAGGTAACCAGCCGCTTCTTCGCCAACCCTGCCTTCGAGCGACTGGAACTCAACGTCTACACGTTCAACGAGGCGGCAATCCGCACCTACCGCAGCCTCGGCTTTCGCGAGGAAGGCGTGCGGCGATCCTCGGCCAAGGTCGGTAACGCCCGTTGGGACACGGCGATCTACGGCCTGCTCAGGAACGAGTGGAACTGA
- the pcaC gene encoding 4-carboxymuconolactone decarboxylase, which translates to MSDASAPSDRYRQGMATRRAVLGDNHVDRTQSGSTEFDRPFQELITEAAWGHVWSRPTWTKRERSIVTIALLAALGQDDEVAMHVRATTNTGASREDICEALLHVAIYAGVPAANHAIKIAKQVFAEIDAGKAA; encoded by the coding sequence ATGAGTGACGCTTCTGCGCCCTCCGACCGCTATCGCCAGGGCATGGCCACGCGCCGGGCCGTGCTCGGCGACAATCACGTGGATCGGACGCAGTCGGGTTCCACCGAATTCGATCGCCCCTTTCAGGAGTTGATCACCGAAGCGGCCTGGGGCCATGTCTGGTCCCGGCCGACCTGGACGAAGCGCGAGCGCTCGATCGTGACGATCGCCCTGCTCGCCGCCCTCGGCCAGGACGACGAGGTGGCCATGCACGTGCGGGCGACGACCAACACCGGCGCAAGCCGCGAGGATATCTGCGAGGCGCTGCTGCATGTGGCGATCTATGCCGGCGTGCCGGCGGCCAACCACGCGATCAAGATCGCCAAGCAGGTGTTCGCCGAGATCGATGCCGGCAAGGCGGCCTGA
- a CDS encoding sterol desaturase family protein yields MISERRRALAKAGYLLKRMLRYLSWPLVFFSGLLGSYFAFASTHPMIAFATVYAAAVFALFLLERYIPYERRWLLSDGETVNDIGHTLATKGLLQLAGLIAAVFPMYAANILQPLAALKFGLWPADWPMMVQVALAVVIAELGLYWAHRIAHEKLFFWRFHALHHSVVRLWVINTGRFHVADSLFKLAMSQIPLYFLGAPLHVFWWLGAVTAFMGILTHCNVDMRTGVFDYVFSTPRLHRWHHSKDLSEGNMNYGENVVIWDLIFRTYYNPNRPSSTDIGIKGQIAPGFLKQLAQPFTKEGVRQILGRPGRGS; encoded by the coding sequence ATGATTTCAGAGCGCCGCCGCGCCCTTGCGAAGGCCGGGTACCTGCTAAAGCGAATGTTGCGATACCTGTCCTGGCCTCTGGTGTTCTTTTCCGGGCTGTTGGGTTCGTACTTCGCCTTTGCAAGCACCCACCCGATGATCGCTTTCGCGACGGTCTATGCCGCCGCAGTCTTTGCCCTGTTCCTTCTCGAGCGCTACATCCCCTACGAGCGGCGCTGGCTCTTATCAGATGGCGAGACGGTGAACGACATCGGGCATACGCTGGCGACGAAGGGGCTGCTGCAACTGGCGGGCCTGATCGCCGCCGTCTTCCCCATGTATGCCGCCAACATCCTGCAGCCGCTTGCCGCGCTGAAGTTCGGGCTTTGGCCGGCCGATTGGCCGATGATGGTTCAGGTGGCGCTGGCGGTGGTGATCGCCGAACTGGGTCTCTATTGGGCGCATCGCATCGCCCATGAAAAGCTGTTCTTCTGGCGGTTTCACGCCCTGCATCACAGCGTCGTGCGGCTCTGGGTCATCAATACCGGCCGTTTCCACGTTGCCGATTCGCTCTTCAAGCTCGCAATGAGCCAGATCCCGCTTTATTTCCTCGGCGCGCCGCTTCATGTTTTCTGGTGGCTTGGGGCCGTTACGGCGTTCATGGGCATCCTTACGCATTGCAATGTCGATATGCGCACCGGTGTCTTCGACTATGTCTTCAGCACACCGCGCCTGCATCGCTGGCACCATTCGAAGGATCTGAGCGAAGGCAACATGAACTACGGCGAGAACGTCGTGATCTGGGATCTGATTTTCAGGACCTACTATAACCCCAACCGCCCATCCTCCACCGACATCGGCATCAAGGGGCAGATCGCGCCGGGCTTTCTGAAGCAATTGGCCCAGCCCTTTACCAAGGAAGGCGTTCGCCAGATTCTGGGTCGCCCGGGCCGAGGCTCGTGA
- a CDS encoding TetR/AcrR family transcriptional regulator: MPQRLKQEVRERLIAAAAAVFAEQGFEKAKLADVAERAGTSPSNIYKYFADKEALFHEVVTPSLAGKLLRLLRARVRELRSIGNWLTADARGSEPARALLSFWIEQRFAVLILLRGADGTRFAHVRGLMVREMTRLASRYMIETQGEAALSPLMRFMLERTFTRTIDTIADTLGAHEDAPSIQVAIDLFWRYQLAGLQSLMAPAKP, from the coding sequence ATGCCTCAGCGCCTGAAACAGGAAGTGCGCGAGCGGCTCATTGCGGCCGCGGCTGCGGTATTCGCCGAGCAGGGCTTCGAGAAGGCAAAGCTTGCCGATGTCGCGGAGCGCGCCGGTACGAGCCCCAGCAACATCTACAAATATTTCGCCGACAAGGAGGCTCTGTTCCATGAGGTCGTGACGCCATCTCTTGCCGGGAAATTGCTGCGGCTTTTGCGCGCCCGCGTGCGGGAGCTGCGCTCGATCGGCAACTGGCTGACGGCAGATGCCCGGGGCTCGGAGCCTGCCCGGGCCCTTCTGTCCTTCTGGATCGAACAGCGGTTCGCCGTCCTGATCCTGCTTCGCGGCGCGGACGGCACACGCTTTGCCCATGTCAGAGGCCTGATGGTGCGCGAGATGACCCGGCTTGCGTCGCGATACATGATCGAGACCCAGGGCGAAGCAGCGCTCTCGCCGCTGATGCGCTTCATGCTCGAGCGCACCTTCACCAGAACCATAGACACGATCGCCGACACGCTCGGAGCGCACGAGGACGCACCATCCATTCAGGTCGCGATCGACCTCTTCTGGCGCTATCAGCTCGCAGGGCTGCAGTCGCTGATGGCGCCGGCAAAACCTTGA
- a CDS encoding helix-turn-helix domain-containing protein has product MKKTVPTYELYGEKTGERPDFWLHCETIPSRSSLYHWEIGLHRHESFFQILYIAGGSGDAVFGSGVHMIEPPMVITVPPALNHGFRFSRNIDGFVFTILASHLKTSPGERNRLGSWLAAPHMTRLDDREDAAYIAATLTRLAKEWETSRSNRADLLDAYLTSVLTLTARLDEASDERDDTADSENERRVQRFQALLQQHHRSHWPAAAYARELGLSPTHLNRITRAIAGLSAHEMIAQKLVGEARRELVFTRASVQEISFRLGFADPAYFSRFFLRQTGVTPRAWRLAERDRLGA; this is encoded by the coding sequence ATGAAGAAGACGGTTCCGACCTACGAACTCTATGGAGAAAAGACCGGTGAACGGCCGGATTTCTGGCTGCATTGCGAGACCATCCCGTCACGAAGCAGCCTCTACCACTGGGAAATCGGGCTGCACCGGCACGAGAGCTTCTTTCAGATCTTGTACATTGCCGGCGGCTCGGGCGATGCGGTCTTTGGCAGTGGCGTGCACATGATCGAACCGCCTATGGTCATCACCGTTCCGCCGGCGCTTAACCACGGCTTCCGCTTCTCGCGCAACATCGACGGCTTCGTCTTCACCATTCTGGCGTCCCATCTGAAGACATCACCCGGCGAGCGCAACCGGCTCGGCTCCTGGCTCGCGGCGCCGCATATGACCCGGCTCGATGACCGCGAGGATGCGGCCTATATCGCCGCGACCCTCACACGTTTGGCCAAGGAATGGGAGACCAGCCGCAGCAATCGCGCAGACCTGCTGGATGCGTATCTTACCTCCGTCCTGACGCTGACAGCGCGCCTCGACGAAGCGAGCGACGAGCGGGACGATACAGCCGACAGTGAAAACGAACGAAGAGTCCAGCGCTTCCAGGCGCTTTTGCAGCAGCACCACCGCTCGCATTGGCCGGCCGCCGCCTATGCCCGCGAGCTCGGCCTGTCGCCGACCCATCTCAACCGGATCACGCGCGCGATCGCCGGTCTCAGCGCTCACGAGATGATCGCGCAAAAGCTTGTCGGTGAGGCGCGGCGCGAACTCGTTTTCACCCGCGCCAGCGTCCAGGAAATCAGCTTCCGCCTTGGCTTCGCCGATCCCGCCTATTTCTCCCGTTTCTTCCTGCGCCAGACGGGCGTGACACCCCGCGCCTGGCGGCTGGCAGAGCGGGACAGGCTCGGCGCCTGA
- the pcaD gene encoding 3-oxoadipate enol-lactonase, with protein sequence MQFARINDITIHYQVIGATGDRPVLVFANSLGTDFRIWRDVIVRLAGDYAIVLYDKRGHGLSDIGPIPYAIEDHANDLAGLLDMLSVKQAIVCGLSVGGLIAQSLYQRRPDLVRALVLCDTAHKIGTAEMWAARIAAIEEHGIEGIADGVLERWFTPAFRRPENTAYAGYRNMLVRQPVTGYIATCAAIRDADYTEAAARIAVPTLCVVGDQDGSTPPDVVLATARLIPGARYEVIRDAGHIPCVENPETLTAVLRAFFEIAMHGDKTHE encoded by the coding sequence GTGCAGTTTGCCCGCATCAACGACATCACGATCCACTACCAGGTGATCGGCGCGACCGGCGACCGTCCGGTGCTGGTTTTTGCCAATTCGCTCGGCACGGATTTTCGTATCTGGCGCGACGTTATCGTCCGGCTCGCCGGCGATTATGCCATCGTCCTCTATGACAAGCGCGGCCATGGCCTCTCCGATATCGGTCCGATCCCTTACGCGATCGAGGATCACGCCAACGACCTAGCCGGCCTGCTCGATATGCTCTCGGTCAAGCAGGCGATCGTCTGCGGTCTTTCGGTCGGCGGGTTGATTGCGCAGTCGCTCTACCAGCGCCGGCCCGATCTTGTGCGTGCGCTGGTACTTTGCGACACGGCACACAAGATCGGTACGGCCGAGATGTGGGCGGCGCGCATCGCTGCCATCGAGGAACACGGCATCGAAGGGATCGCCGACGGTGTGCTCGAACGCTGGTTCACCCCGGCCTTCCGCCGGCCAGAAAACACCGCCTATGCCGGCTACCGCAACATGCTAGTGCGCCAGCCGGTGACCGGATACATCGCCACCTGCGCCGCCATCCGCGATGCCGATTACACCGAGGCCGCCGCCCGCATCGCGGTGCCCACGCTCTGTGTCGTCGGCGACCAGGACGGCTCGACGCCGCCGGATGTGGTGCTTGCGACTGCCCGCCTCATCCCGGGAGCCCGCTACGAAGTCATCCGCGATGCCGGTCACATTCCCTGCGTCGAAAACCCTGAAACCTTGACCGCGGTGCTTCGCGCCTTCTTTGAAATCGCAATGCATGGAGACAAGACCCATGAGTGA
- a CDS encoding NCS1 family nucleobase:cation symporter-1 yields the protein MAVRDPSPSLYNEDLAPAEERRWGAFSIFNVWTSDVHSLWGYYLAASLFLLCGSFVNFVIAIGIGSLVIFFLMSLVGNAGVRTGVPFPVLARASFGTFGANVPALVRAVVACFWYGAQTAAASGAIVALLVRNESMLAFHQNSHMLGHSTLEVICYVVVWSLQLLIIQRGMETVRKFQDWAGPAVWIMMLILAVYLIVKSGTFSFGSEIPRDVLIEKTRDAGVPWEPGSFPALAAVAATWITYFAALYLNFCDFSRYATDVKTLRKGNLWGLPINLLAFCLVAGVTTTAAFAVYGEVLLHPDQISAKFDSWFLALLAALTFAVATLGINVVANFVSPAFDFANVFPRQINFKRGGYIAALIALVLYPFAPWETGAAHFVNFIGSTMGPIFGVMMVDYYLIRRGQLNVEALYHEDGEFRFQGGWHGSAFVAFAIGALFSSILPTFTNVLPAWWGIYGWFFGVAIGGAIYYVLRIGERKPAFAS from the coding sequence ATGGCAGTACGCGATCCGTCGCCCTCGTTGTATAACGAGGATCTGGCACCGGCCGAGGAGCGCCGTTGGGGCGCTTTCAGCATCTTCAATGTATGGACATCCGACGTGCATAGCCTGTGGGGCTATTACCTCGCAGCAAGTCTGTTCCTGCTCTGCGGCAGCTTCGTGAACTTCGTCATCGCGATCGGCATCGGATCGCTGGTGATCTTCTTCCTGATGAGCCTCGTCGGCAATGCGGGCGTTCGTACCGGTGTGCCCTTCCCGGTACTCGCGCGCGCCTCCTTCGGCACCTTCGGCGCAAACGTGCCGGCGCTGGTGCGCGCCGTCGTCGCCTGCTTCTGGTATGGCGCACAGACGGCCGCCGCCTCGGGCGCGATCGTCGCCCTTCTCGTCCGCAACGAAAGCATGCTGGCCTTCCACCAGAACAGCCACATGCTCGGCCACTCGACGCTCGAGGTCATCTGCTACGTCGTCGTCTGGTCGCTGCAACTGTTGATCATCCAGCGCGGCATGGAGACCGTGCGCAAGTTTCAGGACTGGGCTGGCCCCGCGGTCTGGATCATGATGCTGATCCTTGCCGTCTACCTGATCGTCAAATCGGGCACCTTCTCCTTCGGCTCGGAAATTCCGCGCGACGTGCTCATCGAGAAAACCAGGGATGCGGGCGTGCCCTGGGAGCCCGGCAGCTTCCCCGCACTTGCGGCAGTCGCCGCCACCTGGATCACCTATTTCGCAGCGCTCTATCTGAACTTCTGCGACTTCTCGCGTTATGCGACGGACGTAAAGACGCTGCGCAAGGGCAATCTCTGGGGCCTGCCGATCAATCTGCTTGCCTTCTGCCTCGTTGCCGGCGTGACGACGACGGCCGCCTTTGCCGTCTATGGCGAAGTGCTGCTGCACCCGGACCAGATTTCGGCGAAATTCGACAGCTGGTTCCTGGCGCTGCTTGCGGCTCTCACCTTTGCGGTGGCAACGCTTGGCATCAACGTGGTGGCGAACTTCGTGTCGCCCGCCTTCGATTTCGCCAACGTCTTTCCGCGGCAGATCAACTTCAAGCGCGGCGGCTATATCGCAGCCTTGATAGCCCTCGTCCTCTATCCCTTCGCCCCTTGGGAAACGGGTGCGGCGCATTTCGTCAACTTCATCGGGTCGACGATGGGGCCGATCTTCGGGGTGATGATGGTCGACTACTATCTCATCCGCAGGGGGCAACTGAACGTCGAAGCGCTCTACCATGAGGATGGCGAGTTCCGCTTCCAGGGCGGATGGCACGGCAGCGCCTTCGTCGCCTTTGCGATCGGCGCTCTGTTCTCGTCGATCCTGCCGACATTCACCAACGTCCTGCCGGCCTGGTGGGGAATCTATGGCTGGTTCTTCGGCGTCGCGATCGGCGGGGCGATCTACTATGTGCTGAGGATCGGCGAACGCAAGCCGGCCTTTGCCTCCTAG